Proteins encoded within one genomic window of Candidatus Hydrogenedentota bacterium:
- a CDS encoding MlaD family protein → MATRAQKTKVGLFVVVCAAIIVAGVLIISGYKNEVRIPYWVEFDESILGLGSGGIVEYLGVPVGTVDNIYVTDSNKPHCEILITADKVKLRQGVKAQLVMYSLATGTMCISLRGGDPNAPILPPGSQIEAEKSLVKSLSTQIEGALDNVNKISETIRSAMANMQEGDITKLLHDADALIVRIQDFVDEASKTMTDIKGRAEAGMDDFRALAKDVRGLVKETGDTVRTVGNKVADLNINDTQDNLNKVLKDMSALSQRLQESARTIDGMSRRALHEADNVEYNLRETLRTLNDSLQSIRDLTQYLQQDPSSLIRGKGKPRGER, encoded by the coding sequence GATTATCGTCGCCGGCGTGCTCATCATTTCAGGCTACAAGAATGAGGTTCGGATTCCCTACTGGGTAGAGTTCGACGAGTCCATCCTGGGCCTCGGATCAGGCGGAATCGTCGAGTATCTCGGCGTGCCGGTGGGAACGGTGGACAACATCTATGTGACCGACTCGAACAAACCGCATTGTGAAATTCTGATTACGGCGGACAAGGTAAAATTGCGCCAAGGGGTCAAGGCGCAGTTGGTCATGTACAGTCTCGCCACGGGCACGATGTGCATATCGCTCCGCGGAGGCGATCCCAATGCCCCCATCTTGCCGCCGGGAAGCCAGATCGAGGCGGAAAAGTCGCTGGTCAAATCGCTCAGTACCCAAATCGAGGGCGCGCTCGACAATGTCAACAAGATTTCCGAAACAATCCGCAGCGCCATGGCCAACATGCAGGAAGGCGATATCACGAAACTACTGCATGACGCGGACGCTCTGATCGTCCGCATCCAGGATTTCGTTGACGAGGCCTCGAAGACCATGACCGACATCAAGGGGCGCGCCGAAGCGGGCATGGACGATTTTCGCGCGCTTGCCAAGGATGTCCGGGGATTGGTCAAGGAAACCGGCGACACCGTCCGGACCGTGGGCAACAAGGTGGCCGATCTCAACATCAACGACACACAGGACAACCTCAACAAGGTTTTGAAAGACATGTCGGCGCTCTCCCAACGCTTGCAAGAATCGGCCCGCACCATTGACGGCATGTCGCGCCGCGCGCTGCATGAAGCGGACAATGTCGAGTACAACCTGCGCGAAACATTGCGCACCCTGAATGATTCGCTTCAGTCCATTCGCGATCTCACCCAGTATCTTCAACAGGATCCGTCGTCGCTCATTCGCGGCAAAGGAAAACCGAGAGGAGAAAGATAA
- a CDS encoding ABC-type transport auxiliary lipoprotein family protein, with translation MRHALLLLLAALAAGCTTPSYTRVTRYYLETGCANVTTASPGSKSLGIRPLLAARPYDQKVAYRMPDYTLGGDETIQWAESPRDTVTRALADALSACGRFKDVGNAADIALPDWTLTGEVRRFDENRTRNPWTADCEIRLELRDTQSGEALWAETLSASVPMERNENGALPAAMSKAVSEVVSKAVAAISAQ, from the coding sequence ATGCGCCATGCCCTCCTTCTTCTGCTGGCGGCGTTGGCCGCGGGTTGCACAACCCCGTCCTATACCCGCGTCACCCGATACTATCTGGAAACCGGATGTGCAAACGTAACGACCGCGTCTCCGGGCAGTAAATCCTTGGGCATTCGCCCGTTGCTGGCCGCGCGCCCCTACGATCAAAAAGTGGCTTACCGCATGCCGGATTACACCCTCGGCGGCGACGAAACCATTCAATGGGCCGAATCGCCCCGAGACACCGTCACGCGCGCCCTTGCCGACGCCCTGTCCGCCTGCGGACGCTTCAAGGATGTCGGCAATGCCGCGGATATCGCACTGCCCGATTGGACACTGACGGGCGAAGTCCGCCGATTCGACGAAAATCGAACCCGCAATCCATGGACCGCCGATTGCGAGATTCGCCTCGAACTGCGCGATACCCAATCAGGCGAGGCATTGTGGGCGGAAACACTTTCCGCCAGCGTGCCCATGGAACGAAATGAAAACGGCGCCCTGCCGGCGGCCATGAGCAAGGCCGTTTCAGAGGTCGTGTCGAAGGCCGTAGCCGCCATTTCGGCCCAATGA